Proteins from one Megalopta genalis isolate 19385.01 chromosome 1, iyMegGena1_principal, whole genome shotgun sequence genomic window:
- the LOC117221256 gene encoding deoxynucleotidyltransferase terminal-interacting protein 2 yields MDIIIDTKGDENLITRDHLIESDEEDVDFQDSGQKSPICFDIEKNFIENDTAKKKERRDVTKDIDLEEFETDMGWLRPKKGQKKKATKTPVILTKNKTPVEEALEKSIIKPGFEQLESVPPYELSKKKLQKERRKERAKTKGKDWFNMRAPEMTPEVRHDLQVLQMRSVLDPKHFYKKNDMKVLPKYFQIGKVIDSPMDYYSSRLSKKERKKTIVDELMADAEFSKYNKRKYKEIIDKKKKMHRKAFKHAKRLKDKKK; encoded by the exons ATGGATATTATAATTGATACGAAAGGGGACGAGAATTTGATAACGAGGGACCACTTGATAgaaagcgatgaagaagatgTAGATTTTCAAGACAGTG GACAAAAATCGCCGATTTGCTTTGATATAgagaaaaatttcatcgaaaacgATACTGCGAAGAAAAAAGAGCGTCGCGACGTAACTAAAGATATCGATCTtgaagaatttgaaactgataTGGGTTGGTTACGTCCGAAGAAGGGACAAAAGAAAAAGGCAACGAAAACACCAGTGAttttaacaaaaaataaaaCACCGGTGGAAGAAGCACTTGAGAAATCTATAATAAAGCCTGGTTTTGAGCAATTAGAATCTGTGCCTCCCTACGAGCTGAGCAAAAAGAAACTGCAAAAAGAGAGACGCAAAGAACGTGCTAAGACCAAGGGCAAGGATTGGTTCAATATGCGTGCTCCTGAAATGACACCAGAAGTTAGACATGATCTCCAAGTTCTACAAATGAGATCCGTGCTAGATCCAAAACATTTCTACAAAAAGAATGACATGAAAGTTCTACCCAAATATTTCCAAATTGGTAAGGTTATCGATTCACCTATGGATTATTATTCTAGCCGTCTCTCAAAGAAAGAGCGTAAGAAAACAATTGTGGACGAGCTTATGGCTGATGCAGAATTTTCCAAGTATAACAAAAGGAAGTATAAAGAAATCAtcgataaaaagaaaaagatgcATCGTAAAGCCTTTAAACATGCAAAACGGCTAAAAGATAAGAAAAAATGA
- the LOC117221261 gene encoding (3R)-3-hydroxyacyl-CoA dehydrogenase isoform X1, with product MIDQNFTCFLIVGAGSGIGREVCRILANRGAKVIAADQNLQSAQQTVQSLNDTKQHLALNLDVSNADSIKEAFKGVTSKYNKPPIIIVNSAGITRDQFILKQTESDFNKVIDVNLKGTFLVIQTAVQHMLEAKVNKDGSIINLSSIIGKVGNIGQVNYAASKAGVIALTKTASFEFGEFGIRVNAVLPGFIETPMTETVPENVKQMFKNKIPLRRMGKPEEVAEVITFLASGNSSYINGASIEVTGGLH from the exons ATGATAGATCAAAATTTCACTTGTTTTTTAATTGTAGGTGCCGGGAGCGGCATAGGTAGAGAAGTTTGCCGAATTTTAGCAAATCGGGGTGCCAAAGTTATTGCTGCCGATCAAAATTTGCAATCTGCCCAACAAACTGTCCAATCGTTAAATG atACCAAACAACATCTGGCTTTAAATTTggatgtttcgaatgcagatagCATCAAGGAAGCATTTAAGGGTGTAACAAGTAAATACAACAAACCACCAATTATCATAGTGAATTCTGCAGGAATCACACGTGATCAATTTATTCTAAAACAGACTGAGAGTGATTTTAACAAAGTGATCGATGTGAACTTAAAGGGAACATTTCTGGTTATTCAGACTGCAGTTCAGCATATGTTGGAAGCTAAAGTAAACAAAGATGGCTCGATTATAAATCTGAGTTCTATTATTGGTAAAGTGGGAAACATAGGTCAAGTTAATTATGCTGCATCAAAAGCCGGTGTCATAGCTCTGACGAAGACTGCTTCCTTTGAATTTGGGGA ATTTGGTATCCGGGTCAACGCAGTGTTACCAGGTTTCATAGAAACTCCTATGACAGAAACAGTGCCAGAAAATGTAaaacaaatgtttaaaaataagATACCTCTTCGCAGAATGGGGAAGCCCGAAGAAGTGGCTGAAGTAATAACATTTTTAGCATCTGGCAATAGTTCTTATATCAATGGAGCATCTATAGAAGTTACAGGAGGATTGCATTGA
- the LOC117221261 gene encoding (3R)-3-hydroxyacyl-CoA dehydrogenase isoform X2, giving the protein MVAGKLAFVTGAGSGIGREVCRILANRGAKVIAADQNLQSAQQTVQSLNDTKQHLALNLDVSNADSIKEAFKGVTSKYNKPPIIIVNSAGITRDQFILKQTESDFNKVIDVNLKGTFLVIQTAVQHMLEAKVNKDGSIINLSSIIGKVGNIGQVNYAASKAGVIALTKTASFEFGEFGIRVNAVLPGFIETPMTETVPENVKQMFKNKIPLRRMGKPEEVAEVITFLASGNSSYINGASIEVTGGLH; this is encoded by the exons ATGGTTGCTGGCAAACTTGCTTTTGTAACAG GTGCCGGGAGCGGCATAGGTAGAGAAGTTTGCCGAATTTTAGCAAATCGGGGTGCCAAAGTTATTGCTGCCGATCAAAATTTGCAATCTGCCCAACAAACTGTCCAATCGTTAAATG atACCAAACAACATCTGGCTTTAAATTTggatgtttcgaatgcagatagCATCAAGGAAGCATTTAAGGGTGTAACAAGTAAATACAACAAACCACCAATTATCATAGTGAATTCTGCAGGAATCACACGTGATCAATTTATTCTAAAACAGACTGAGAGTGATTTTAACAAAGTGATCGATGTGAACTTAAAGGGAACATTTCTGGTTATTCAGACTGCAGTTCAGCATATGTTGGAAGCTAAAGTAAACAAAGATGGCTCGATTATAAATCTGAGTTCTATTATTGGTAAAGTGGGAAACATAGGTCAAGTTAATTATGCTGCATCAAAAGCCGGTGTCATAGCTCTGACGAAGACTGCTTCCTTTGAATTTGGGGA ATTTGGTATCCGGGTCAACGCAGTGTTACCAGGTTTCATAGAAACTCCTATGACAGAAACAGTGCCAGAAAATGTAaaacaaatgtttaaaaataagATACCTCTTCGCAGAATGGGGAAGCCCGAAGAAGTGGCTGAAGTAATAACATTTTTAGCATCTGGCAATAGTTCTTATATCAATGGAGCATCTATAGAAGTTACAGGAGGATTGCATTGA
- the Raf gene encoding serine/threonine kinase raf oncogene: MAVIGEQRFEAATAGSPSSLSSTSLFPSHRRRPRKKSTHSPGRAAMSSSRGSGPESGELSDSEDGYLDTVPLRYELRNIQNVIHVTRQNIDALNNHIAGFQQPPLIYLNEYQELTSKLQDLESKQQKLNELLNPSRVSGSASTSESESREANANIRGQRVPTRSLLRAYLPNQQRTSVQVREGLPLRDALAKAMKLRNLTTEMCVVYILGADNSKYLTSWDTDISVLDCDEISVEILDKFPITTSISHNFVRKTFFTLAFCDWCRKLIFQGFYCRTCNYRFHQRCTGGVPALCHQVRMQDAYYQALLAHNLESTAGILQLPQDYGLSRSMSPSLAPSRTQRHPRSLGQQDRSSSAPNVCFNMVKPSGDSTNLDEYSRSQSLGRPVGIIQSAVSPGSSPTKHSQSTQASPTSTLRPKRPRARSADESSKNLLAPRESIEDWEIPADEILIGARIGSGSFGTVYKAHWHGPVAVKTLNVKIPTDAQLQAFKNEVAVLRKTRHVNVLLFMGCVSKPQLAIVTQWCEGSSLYKHLHVFESKFDLFTLIEIGRQTAQGMDYLHAKNIIHRDLKSNNIFLHDDLTVKIGDFGLATAKTRWSGSQQFHQPTGSILWMAPEVIRMQEENPYSFQSDVYAFGVVLFELLAGQLPYSQLNNKDQILFMVGRGNLRPDLNKLRSDTPKSLKRLTEDCIKFSREERPIFRQILASLESLQRGLPKITRSASEPNMNRTQLQSDDFLYTCASPKTPVNFQFGAFSFYPSGGNI, encoded by the exons ATGGCCGTGATCGGCGAGCAGAG GTTCGAGGCTGCGACAGCCGGGTCGCCGTCCTCCTTGTCCTCGACTTCCTTGTTTCCCTCGCATCGGCGTCGACCGAGGAAAAAGTCCACGCATTCACCCGGACGAGCAGCAATGTCATCTTCACGGGGTAGCGGTCCGGAATCGGGGGAGCTCAGCGACTCCGAGGACGGCTACTTGGACACGGTTCCCCTGAGGTACGAACTCAGAAATATACAGAATGTGATACACGTTACTCGCCAGAATATCGATGCCCTGAACAACCATATTGCTGGATTCCAACAACCGCCCCTGATATACCTGAACGAGTACCAGGAGCTGACCAGTAAGTTGCAAGATCTGGAATCTAAGCAGCAGAAACTGAACGAGTTGTTGAATCCCAGTAGAGTATCCGGCAGTGCTTCCACATCTGAAAGCGAATCTCGTGAGGCCAATGCCAACATCAGGGGTCAGAGAGTGCCTACGAGGTCTCTGCTCAGAGCTTATTTACCTAATCAACAGCGTACCAGCGTACAAGTACGTGAAGGGTTGCCACTGAGAGATGCGCTTGCCAAggcaatgaaattaagaaatctAACCACTGAAATGTGTGTGGTATACATCTTGGGTGCCGACAACTCCAAGTATCTCACATCTTGGGACACAGACATCTCTGTATTAGACTGCGATGAAATATCTGTGGAGATTTTGGATAAGTTTCCTATAACCACTTCCATTTCACACAATTTTGTGCGTAAGACTTTCTTCACGCTGGCATTTTGCGATTGGTGTAGAAAACTGATATTTCAGGGATTTTATTGTAGAACGTGTAATTATCGATTTCATCAAAGGTGTACAGGAGGTGTTCCTGCGTTGTGTCATCAAGTTCGTATGCAAGATGCTTACTATCAGGCATTGTTGGCGCACAATCTCGAAAGTACTGCTGGGATCCTGCAACTTCCACAGGATTACGGTTTGAGCAGAAGTATGTCGCCATCGCTTGCTCCGTCAAGAACGCAGAGGCACCCACGTTCTTTGGGACAACAAGACCGTTCCAGCTCTGCACCTAACGTATGTTTCAACATGGTGAAACCCAGCGGAGATTCTACTAATTTAGACGAATACAGTAGATCTCAGAGCTTAGGTCGACCTGTCGGCATCATTCAGAGTGCAGTGTCTCCTGGTAGCAGTCCAACCAAGCACAGTCAGTCGACGCAAGCTAGTCCTACCAGTACTTTGAGGCCAAAACGACCGAGGGCAAGATCAGCTGACGAATCGTCGAAGAATCTTCTAGCACCTAGGGAATCGATAGAAGACTGGGAGATTCCAGCAGACGAGATTTTGATAGGAGCACGTATCGGATCTGGTTCCTTTGGGACGGTATACAAAGCTCATTGGCACGGGCCCGTAGCTGTGAAAACGCTGAACGTTAAAATACCCACTGATGCTCAGTTACAAGCATTTAAAAACGAAGTCGCAGTTCTGCGAAAGACACGGCACGTGAACGTCTTGTTGTTCATGGGGTGCGTTAGCAAACCGCAGCTGGCAATTGTTACACAGTGGTGCGAGGGCTCGTCTTTGTATAAACATTTACATGTATTCGAATCGAAGTTCGACTTGTTCACGTTGATAGAGATCGGGAGGCAGACTGCACAAGGTATGGACTACTTACATGCAAAAAATATCATTCACCGGGATctaaaaagtaataatatatttctgCACGACGACCTCACCGTGAAAATCGGAGATTTCGGCCTGGCTACTGCGAAGACCAGGTGGTCCGGTTCCCAGCAGTTCCACCAGCCGACCGGATCTATTTTGTGGATGGCACCGGAAGTGATCAGAATGCAAGAGGAGAATCCATACAGCTTCCAGTCGGACGTCTATGCGTTTGGTGttgttttattcgaattgttgGCTGGCCAGTTGCCGTATTCGCAGCTGAATAACAAGGATCAAATACTGTTCATGGTCGGACGTGGGAATCTGCGTCCTGATCTAAACAAGTTGCGCTCGGACACTCCAAAATCGTTGAAGAGACTGACGGAGGATTGCATCAAGTTCTCCAGAGAAGAGAGACCGATATTTCGTCAGATTCTGGCTAGTTTAGAGAGTCTACAGCGGGGACTACCGAAGATCACCAGATCCGCGTCCGAGCCGAACATGAACAGGACGCAGTTGCAATCGGACGACTTCTTGTACACCTGTGCATCACCAAAAACTCCAGTGAACTTCCAGTTCGGAGCATTCTCCTTTTATCCTTCCGGTGGGAACATATAA